CCTCACTGCGGTTTCGTTTTTAGGTAAAGCTTAGGGAATCCTGCCACGATGCAAACTGCAGAGATAGCAGcccactgcttttcttttcccacctTCTGCTCCTTCTGCAAGGCAATACTTGAGCATCTCGGTTGGTCTGGTccaaccaaattttttttttagcagttgcCTTATAACACCAGAGTGAGGGAGGCAATTAGGGGAGTGGTAATTACCCCCTTGTGAAGACATCTCGCCAGGAGTCTAATTGCAGGTGTCACCATCTAATGAGCCCTCTAATGTCCCCACACCACCGCGAGGTCTGACACCTGCGGGGAAACACCCCGTCGGGAGACCACCGCAACGCTCGAGTAACCCGGACCACCGCCAGCGCTCGCTTCGGAGCACGTGAATCGCGACGGCGGCCCAGCAAAGCCGGCTCCCGCGTGCCAACATCATCGCTGCCTTTTGAGCCTCTCAGCAAGTCATGGGTGCTCTTTGCAGCCCTGTTAAAACAATCAGCTATTTCGGGGCAGTGTACAGAGAGGGAAAGCGATGCTGATGCACTGGGCGTTTCTGCAAGGGAAGACTGTTTCTACAGGTGCCACCCACAACATCAGGTTTGACAAGCGCTGCGTAACCGATATCGGATCATTCGGCTCAGGGAATTTCGCTTGCCTTTGCATTGCTCATAAATGGTGTTTTTCTAGGAAAGGTGGTCACCAGCATTATTTTTGGTGGGATATGCAGAGCATGGGATGGGCGCTTTTGCTCTCTGGGCGTTCAAGCACAGGGAGGTAGCTCTAACGCCAGGAAGACCACTTGGAAGGACCATTTCAGATTTCATTTCCCCGTGTTACAGTCACCCAGTCCCTGAGTGGCTGAAACAGCTTAATTCTCTGTGATCACACTCGCTTTATTGAAAGGAAAGACTTTACACAGTGTAAACTGGCTTCTTTTAAAGATGTCCAGGCCTGGAGGGCACTGATGGGATTTAATTGCCCCGAGCAGCCCCACCTGGACCCCcaccactggcccaggagccccagTTAAGCTCAGCCTGGACCTCAGCCCCTCTTTCCTGGATGGACCCTGGCTCTGCTCACCTCCCCTACCCTTAAAAGGCAAGATAATTTTGGATTTGAAGTGTTGTGGAAGTCTTGCTTTAAGATGAGGGCCAAGATCCACGTTTGACTTTTCAGCTGTGGGATCTGGCTtttgttattttggggggggggtctggaacTTAATGTTATTGAGATGATTCATCGTGCTCATTAACGAGCTCATAACCGTCAATAATTGATTGCTGGCACTACTGCTGCAATTAATTCTATAGCTAATTAATAATGATTACAAAGATTAATTATTCCGAGGATTTCATGGTTCTTTCACCAGGGCTTAGAGAAGGGTATAGTGAGATGGCTGAAGCACAAAATTATTTTGGCATCCGTGTGCATTTAAAGCAGCAATCCCTTTTCTTGAACAGTATTTTGGCCAAAGTAATCCTCTAATACCTCTTCCCCTCCGTTCCCATTCCTGGATGCCGGTAAAAGTTAACCCCAAGCAGTCAAATTTGGCTGATGACTGGTGGGAGACAGCTCAGGAGGGTGCTGGGACCCctcagcacagcccagggctTGGTGGCaacagaaaggggaggaggtgttttggggggatttggagGAGTTTCTACAGAGTTTCTCGCAGCCCAGCAAGCTGTGGGGTTGTTGGGCTGAGATCAAGCCTGGATACAAGGACCCACCTGCAAGGACAGTGGTGGAGGGAGAGTTTAAATAACCACCTTCACTTATTTCTCCTTTTATGACCTGATCACTGAGAGTTGTCTGTTTTTGCAAGGATTACTTGTTGCGGTTTATAATCTGCTGAGGTTCAAAAGCTTTTTCGGGAACACTCAGTTGAAAGAAAAACTCCACATGGAGCCACATCAAAGCTTGGGCTGATCTGGGACCCAACCGCAAGAAGATCTGgagacttctgtttttatttgtttatttaattattaaatttTGTTCCTCAAAGATGTGCAGAGGACGCTCACAGCAAGGAAACTGGGAACCTTCTTGTTTCTTCCCTGGGATCTCCCTGTGTTAGGGGCCCGATGCAGATTGTCTGCTGCCCCattgcagggctggggagcaatATCCTCCCCTGGACCTCAGGGACCTCCCCTGAGGACCTCCCCAGGTCCTCCAGCGATCAGAGCAAGGGTCTCCTGCTGAAAAGGCCCCGGTGCTGCTGATGGTTTGTGCAAACCATCTCTGCAGAAGATGCCCAGAAATCCCCATTTCTCTATCGAGCTCTGCTGGCAGTTCCCCGGACTCCTCTCCCAGAGCACAGATGAGAGGGTAGCATGCCATCCAAGAAGCTTGCGTGGGTGTCTCTCAGCTAACTTCAGGCACTGACATTTCATTATATCCCGCACTGCTTGTGAGTGAACCTATGGGGTGTACACCGTGCTGAGAGACACCATATATTAAGGAAGAAGTAGGATGTAGTCCTTATGGAAAACGCTTGCTTTCTGCTGTGAGATGAATACAGCGTGGTTTGGTAGGAGGAAGTTCGACCTGTGGAAACATCACAAGAACGGATCAAGCGAAGAGCAGGGTAAAGCGACAGCTTCTAGTCTCTTCTCCGATCTCGTTTTCCTGGGACTTGGCTGGCTCACAAGGAACAAGCGATCTCTGGGGTGTATGGACGCTGCATATAGATTGCCTCGCAATCTAGATAGAGGGAAGGATTTCTCTGGCACATGCACATATTTGCAAAGCTTTGCATGGCCCACGGTTTCAGAGCTTTGCATCTACCGCTTGCCAATATCTTCACTCCTTGACTGTGAGCAGATGTTCACAGAAGACATGAGTGATCGTTCAACAAACAAATACACCGACACCCAGCGTAATAAAAGGCTGTTTTTATTTCGAGATCAAAGCTGGCTTGTCTCTTTTTCCCCATAATGATTTCTCAAGAATGTGCTTCTTCATTTCAGCTAAAAGACCCATGCATGGTACAAAAGACACGTAAAGCACCGAGCATGAATTTTGGAAAGGAGAGTGACCCAGAAAGAGCGCTGACTTGATTTTGTGGGTTGCTTGCTGCCCCAGGCACAGCCCTCCCCTCTGACTGAGACACGTTGCCGGAGCTGCCGGAGGGCAGCGCGAGGCTGAAACACCAGAAGAAAAGGATGGTTTTGCACGTGCTGGGCCCACCAGCCAGTGGTGGAGACGTGTGGGCTGTCACGGATTATAATCTGCTTTTCTTCCATTGAGTCAGGAAATGGTCTTCTCAACACGGCGAAATCCCCTAAACTGAGCTCTTTTATTTCACTTTCCAAACGAAGCTGCTGCCCGGTTTTTCTCTCTTGGCTCTGCGTCAGGCTCTTTCATCACCgctctgccttttcttgtgtttggCTTGTAAAAGAGCTTCTTGTAAGGGAGTACGGGTGATGAGGAACAGCGCATCGATGAAACCAAAACTAAAGCCTGGGAAACGGCCAGGAGAAGCCTTTCGCTAGAAACACCGAACTGGAAATTCAAGGCACAGCGCTCTCGGGTGACGCACGGAAGACTCCGGGGCGGCTGCACATCCATCATCCCCGGCGACGCCAGCGGAGGAAGCAGCTCCTGTTCGGCAGCTGTGCCGAGCGCTCACGCAACGCTGCTCCCcgtgccagggagcagcttcgcCTCTCCTTGCTCTTAGGTCACGAGTCCTGCAGTTGTTGATGGCTTTTATCCTGGCATCATAGCCAGCAGTCTTgtcattatcagaaaaaaatcaattatcgattttaatttatttattaagacaaaaaaaacagGCTAAATCAAGTCCAAGTTTTGCACAGAAAAGTCTGGAGGTTCACAAATAAATCAATTGGGAATTGCTTCAATAAGAGATTATtcccaattatttttaatttttaatattttatctttAATGATTTTTAACCTGCTCTTATGATTTTGGGGCACTTTGGGGATTTATACTCATTCGCAGCATCATGGAACCacttttaggggggaaaaaaaacccaatccaCTTTTAAGTAGCTCCTTGCCAATGGAAGTAGGGATTTTCTGTTATCATTCAAGCAGGGGGCCTTTAGGGGACTCCAAGCCGGTGACGTAGAGGAAGGATAAAACTGGCTACTGCTCTTTGTCTGAATACtttaagagggaaaaaacagcCTCTGTAAGGGAGATGGATTCCCAAGTAATCCAGCTGTTGGGCTCCCACACACCTGTTGCCATTTGACTTTCTGTAAAAATCACAGTTATGGTGTTGAGGGAAATATTAATGGATTGAAGACCAGGATGGCAAAAGCTGGCATTTGGAGTGCCTAGATGATCTAGTGGTCTACAGTTTTCTGGAGGTACCTACATCGAGCCTGAAAATGAGACTTTCATGCTCCACCCTTGGACAAGCAGCACTGCTGAACTGGTATTTCCATTCTCCCTGGCGCTGGCAAGACCTTGCCTGAGTGTTGCCCGCAGCACCTGACACCTTCCCACAGAGAAGACAAGCACTGAAGAGAGCAACGGCAACGCTCAAAGCCTAGAAAATATCGCTGATGGGCAACAGATTGAAAACACGCGGCTGTGAactctgcagaagaaaagacGGCGTGTAAAGGCACacgaaaaaaaaggagggagaagaaatgTATCTTTGTCACtggtggaaaagagaagaaatgatgGCTTAAATTGCCCCCCAAAGATTATATTTAATCATAGGAGGAAACTGCTAGTTGTCAGGGCAGTCAAGCTCTGGGAAAGACTGCGGTGGAGGGTGACAGCCTCCATCGCTGGTAGCTGCCCTCCTGCAGTAGGCTGGAGGGACGAGCTAAGGGACCTCCTTTCCTTCCCGTCTCATTTCCAACACGTCTCTGATTTCCATTCTTATGTGTTTGGCTGCTCTTGCAGGTAGCTGTCCTTGTCTGCAGTCTCCGTCTGAGCCTGGAAAGGGTGACTGCCCTCTTCCAGGGGGCTCCTGGGGGTACAGGCAATTAACCTAATGAGAGAAAAAAGCATTAGAAGAGGGTCCAAGTTGCAGTAATCCAAATTAAGGTGTGAAATTGTGCAAAATGTGAGGATTTGGGGTGGTGGTTCAAACCTGTTGTGGAGAACGTACAGGAGCTAGACTACACTGGGTGTGCAGATCGGAATGAACCCAGACTTTGGAAATTTGGTTTACAGTTTAGGATAGTTTGAGGTATTATTTCAACATGAAAGCTGTCCTGGAGGCACAACCGAGCACTGAGATACAGCCAGCTCCTACCAAGCTTTGCCCACCAACTTCCATCATCCTGAAGACCTATAATGGATGACGGTGCTTTTGAAATCTGTCCCTGATGTTCCTTAGGTCTGCAGAGATGTCTCAGGCCCAGGAGAAGCAATTATCAGCTATGctgatgttttgttttcctcgtgttttggggtttttttttttccaaaggaaggtTAATTACACCCCAATGTGCTGTCATATGACTTGATCCAAATTAAGGGCAACAACTATGGGGTGAGGGAAAGCCACAGCCATAATGCAAAAGAGGAAACACCTCTCTTGAACAAAACAAGAGGGAGTTCTCTCACCTATGCACCAATATCTAAAGTGTCCCCAACAAGCCATCTCCTCCTGAAGCAGAGAGTAGTAGCTCAGCAATGGACATGTGAAATTAAATGGGATGATCCTGCACCCACAGTATCTAAGCCGGAGCAATTCCAGGTTTTTTTCTGGCTGTGTCCTCCACGGCTGGAGCACTCTACAGACGATGAAGAGGAAGAGCTAAGCATGAGCCTTTGGCGAACGCATGTACCTGTGAGACCTTGTCCTTCTGCCAGGCTGGACCGAAATAGGCTGCCGGGTTTTACTGTTATTAGGAGAACATCAAAATGTGTATagatcccccccccgccccagacaTAGCTGCAGCAGTATTTCCCAAAGAAGCCAAGCTAATAAATATTGCATCAGACAGTAAAGGAAGGGATGTTTGAAGTGCCACATTTATTTTGCCGCTGGTGTATGGCCATAAAGCCGGTGGGCCTATTTCATATGAAGTATGAATTCATAATTATAAGTAATAAAAGATTCACATAAAGTGCATATTTCGTGTACGAAATGCCGCAGAAATAGCAGGCTCGCTCTGGTGTGAGAAGCCGTGCTTGTAGTTACCGCCACATTTTTAAGGAAGAATGTGTCTTTTTAGAGTAGctctttggaaagaaatgctGAATAGACTGAATGAACACAATGGGagaacttcaaaagaaaataaaaatgtccctTGTAAGCAATGTTGTATCTTTGTATTATGAGCCCGCACTCTGCAAAGGTAATTGAAAATTAGCTAAATGTTGCTTGGAGTTTCCTTGCTAGCTGAGCGTGTGAGTTTAGAGCTGCAGATCTGCAGGCCCTGGCTGAAGTGAGGTGCAGGAGGAACTGGAGCAGGCCGTACACATCGGCAAATCAGTTTTCCAGACCGAAAAGCCAGATTTTCCTCAGCCCTcgctattttttcccccagtccCCTTTTTACAGAAGTGAGCAAGTTCAGTGAGGCCACAAAAGAAGTACTGCTCTGGATTTCAGTcagtgctgttcttttttttttttttaatggtctcaATTGCaagtgaagaaaaaacagaaaagcaagcagcTTTGGAAACGTATATTGGTTTTTGGACAGGGCACCAAGGACTGCTCCCATAGGACATGCAAGAGGTGGTCAGGAAGAGCATGTGCAACCGAAGCTGTCCTGCACACCACCCAGGAACCATGTAGGGCTCTGCAAGCTGGGAAGACTTGGTTGCAAGCAATTTGCCTCAGCAGAAGAAACTGCTTTGCCTGAAGTGGCTCCAGCTGCCTGGGAAGAGCGGGGAGCCATGCAAGGATGCGGGAGGAGCCATGTGCCAGAGACAGGAGGGGATCCGCTGTTATCATGACATGTGGGTACCAGAGTCTGTCATAAGTACTTTCAGGAGACAAGTTTGAGGGTAGCTGGTTATTCCTGCAGCTTGCATTATATTCACGCCAACATCTCGTCCGGGCCCCTCTGCTCTTTGTCCTCCCGCCCTGGTGGCTCTGATCCGAACGTACCATTTTCTACAGTCATTGCCTATTACGGCGTAAGCACAACCTGCTTCTGCCATTGCTTATCGCTTCTGCCACTGCTTTGTATAGCACCCTGTCTTCCCAAGGCTGCACAGGGGCTCACGCCCTAAGAGAAAAAATACAGACCTTCCCACACATTATGGTGCTCCATTATATGAGTTGGCATCGGACTATTGTAAGTAAAACACAAAACAGCATTGATTTTCTGCAGACAGAATACACAGCCAGAGGAAAATTACAGCTGGCCCTCAGTCAAGCTTTGTCTTGTGTCAAGGATTTGCTCTGCCCTGGTATTTTCTCTCTGCACGTGGTCTCGGACAGCCCTCCCTGGAGAACGCTTCCTCTACGCAGAAAATAACatcacaaaagcagcagcagcacaagttGGCCCCCAAGACAAACATTACTGTTTGTACATTAGTGCACGCTTTGCAAAAAAGCGGCGGTGTGTCCGCGTGGGATGGTGCCCGCCACGCTACAGTCACATAGAAAATTTCCTCCTCTGCATCAGCCTCCCCAGCGCAGCCTTCACCTCCTGGTTCCTCAGGCTGTAGACGAGGGGGTTCAGCATGGGGATGGCCATGGTGTAGAGCACAGCAGACACTTTGTCGTCTTCCGCTGAGAAGCGGGAGCTGGGGCGCACGTAAATAAAGAAGAGGGTCCCGAAGAACAAGGTGACCGCAGCCAGGTGGGAAGTGCATGTGCTGAAAGCTTTGCGCCGGCCCGCGACGGAGCGGATCCTCAGGATGGCTGTGAGGATGTAGGCGTAGGAGACAAGGATAACGCCGCTGCTCAGCGTGCCAAGCACGAAGGACAGGGTGAGAAGCACCAGCCTGTTGGTGCGCGTGTTCGAGGAGGAGCAGGAGATCACTGCGGGGATATCGCAGAAGAAGTGGTTGACCACACTGGGCTTGCAGAAGCGTAGCTGGAAAGTAAGGCTGGTATGTGTCACGGCATTCACAACCCCCACCAGGTACGGGCCAACCTACCAGCCAGGCACAGATTTTGGGGGACATGATGACAGCGTAGAGCAGAGGTTTGGAAATGGccacgtagcggtcataggccatcgCTGCCAGGAGGTAGCACTCGGTAGCCACAAAGAGGCTGAAGAACCACATCTGCGCGGCGCACTGAGGATGTGAAATGGCTTTCTGCTGAGCGAAGAAGTTGGCCAGCATCTGGGGGGTGACCACGGAGGAGTAGCAGAAGTCTACAAGGGATAGGTTactgaggaagaagtacatgggggtgtgaaGCTGAGGGTCAATAGAGATTAAAAACATCATCCCGAGATTCCCCACTAATGTGACGACGTAGCTCaccaggaaaaacaagaaaaggggaATCCGCAGTTCCAGGCAGTCTGAAAAACCCTCAAGAATGAACTCCATCGCTTCTGTGCAGTTTTCTACCATCCTTTCTTGCTAGCCTGTGTGAACTAAAAAAAAGCCAACATATGGGCTAGTGTTAGATAGCTCAGTAGCCGTGCCCTGGTAGTCCTAGGAGATAATCTCACAGGGCTGGCAACTGCTTTTCTATCGAAATGGGTTGTAGGACTGGAAACACTTCTGAATCATCTTTAATCCTTGTGGGCAGCTCTACCAAATCCTTCTTTTCAGGAGCTAATCCAGCTCCTTCAGGACTTAATTGCTTACCACTTACTTTCTTACTGCAGAGTTGAAATCAGCTATGCTGTGCTGGGTgatcaaaatgtttccttgtcAGATGGTGTCCAGATACTacaaataatgtttaaaaaaaggtcACAGAGTGGGGAGAGAGGTGCCTGCCTGCCCGGGGAGGTGCCCTGGAGGAAGGGGGGCTACTGGGTCTGGGAGGAACTGAGCATGCATTTGGGGGAGACGACTGGCTCAGGGGGAGATGGCCGAGGGTGGTAGGGAAGCAGACCTGAAGCTCCAGGAAAAGAGGAAGACTTTCCAACATCTCTGGAGAGCCTGAGGGATCTGTGGACTCCAAGAAGGTGTGAAATCTACCTGGAGTGGAGACACGggctggtaggaggggtttgccCTGCAAGACTGCTATGATGGGCAATAAATGTGCATTCAAGCCCTCCCTCACCCAGTGGGGCTTGAGTCCCCCAGCCACGTAGTTTGCTTGTTCCATGTCAGTATTTTTTGCATTCTTACAGAGAAAAGCTTTCGGGCCTGGAGTCTTTGGTGTCCATCACTGTGCTCTTTccaagggagagggggaagatgGCAGTCCCAACTCACGGCTCGCGGTTACTCCTATTGTTCCTTGTGACTTTGCAATCAGTCTcaaattacagtttaaaaaaatcagtgctaGCAGAGACCTTGAGAGATCACCTAAGCCATCCCCTGAACTAAGACCAGTCCAGCCTGGCAGGTGCTTTTCTGCGGCTTGAGCGTTCATCCAGCTGCCCCAGCAACATCCCTGCAGTCACAGGCTGATCACCAGCGGTGAGCTTACCTGCTACAGGGGATGAAGTCTTCCTCACCGTTTGAAATAAGAAGTAAAGAATAGCAATAAAAtttctgccttctcttccttTGATCAAGCAGCTCCGGTGTTGCCTTACCCTGCCTGTTGTGCAGAGTGAGACACCCCACCAAACACGTGCTGGACCAAGCAGCTGCAGAGCGACCTGAGCATCACCTTTTCACTGGTGCAATTTCTCATGGAAACCCAAAGTCCTTGCTTGCCCCACTGTCCTCTGACCACGAGGAACCTCTTTTTTCTCAAGTCCTCTCCCTGGGAGAAGAGATTTATCCCGACACTAAGCATCTctagaaaaaaaagttcatgtgTGTGTTGAAATGATGGCAATTATTTTCCTACCTTTGGGACTGAAAATTGTATGTACTTTCTGTTAAGCTTTCTGTGCTCTGGGACGTTATTATCGCCTTGTTTTCATTTCCGTGTGATAGAGGAGCACATTCCTGGGGAATAGTGGACTCTGTGGTGCTGGATCAATACCTCTGTTTTGCACGTGTCCCAGCAACCTCAGTTTTGATTGCAATATCTGTTCTGGCTTAGGTTGTCCTCAGTGTGGCGGGAAGAATACTAGGTCAGTTAGTTCCTTtccttttatacatatatatatacacatgtatatatgcacatttgcctctgtttatatatatgtgcgtgaaataaagaagaaacactgaaaagtgCATTTCTATTTGACACAGCGTGAAGTTTATTCATTTGCAATTTACTTAAGCCAGTTAAAATAAAGATCAATCTTTAAATGAAAGGTGCCTTTTCACAATGCAGATGAAAAAGTCCAAGCATATGTGCCAACATAGTATATTCTCACATCCAAcaaaaaacatttctctctgaactgagcaaaatgtttctgtttaatgCCTTCTCTGTCCCTCCCTGGATGGGATTCATTGCACATTTTAGTGCCCTGAGGGCAGCAATGGGTCATAAGAGCCCTGACGAGCCTCACCTGGACCCCCACTCACACCACGTCCTAGGAGCCCTATTTAAGCTCAGCCCGGGGCCTTCAACCTCTTCCTGCACTGTGCTGGAGGTGTGCTTGTCTCCAGCCTGGTCTCTGCCTCCTGGATGGACCTCAGACCTGCCCTGTAGGCAGCCTCTGGATGGACCCCAGACCTGGCTTATTGCCTGCTGTGCCTGGGGCTGTCAATGGACCCTGTTACCAGCCCCAGGCTCTGCCTGCCCCGTCTGCCCCTGTGGGTCTGCGCCCTGATGGGGAGGGTACTGTCTGCGCTGAGGActcagctggcccttgctgctccctgaagcTTTGTCCTGGAGCTGTCCTGTTTTAGGTTTTTGTTAAAGCCCTGGAGGTGATGGAGTGCACCCTCACCAAGTCTGTGGGTGATGCCGAACTGTGGGGCTGGACCAGTTGATATGCTTGGGGGCAGGGTGGCTGGGCAGAAGCAACTGGGCAGGCTGGGGCAATGGGCCACcaggaacctcatgaacttcAGTAGGGACAAATGATGAATCCTGTGACAAAATAACTGGTGTGTGCTGGGGAGCACCTCTGTCGGGAGACCTGCAGTCCTGGTGTGCAATCCTGTGCAATCACCTGTGAGAAGAAGCTGAGGGGAAAGTGCTTACTTAGGTCCTCTCAAGGCCTCCTGTTCTGCAGGCTAAGAGCAGCCTCACAGTGCCTACAGGCAGGTTATCAAGAAGCCAAAGCCAGGCTCTGCTGAGGTACACAGCGGGGAGATGAGGGACAGCGGTCATAAACTGAATTGGGGATGTTTGACTGGATAGAAGACTGTTTTTCCCCCAGAGGACAGTCAGGTGCTGGAAGAGGGCCCAGCAAGGCTCTGCAGCCTCCATCCTAGGAGATTTTTCAAGACTTGACTTGACTAGAGAAAGCCCCAAGCAATGTGATGTGAATTCAGGTTGAACCTGTATtaaggagattggactagaggcctcctgaggtcccttcccacctgagtCCATGATTAGTCTGATTCAGTGACCACCTGTGAATGTGCTGAAGAGCCAGGACCTTTGCGCAGACCTCCATGGGTAGTATGTGATGTGGAGATGGTAATGTTAAACTAGCCAACATATTGAATGAGATATCCTGTTTTTTCCAAGCATCCTTAAAATACCACCACTGCTCTCTGCTGGCATGAgtacagcagagcagctcctgaaCATGACTTAATCGGGGCAGATGGCATATTTTAGGTTTATGACACCTCTTTCCTTTGACAGATGCTCTCAGGCAACTCATATGCATCCCTTCCCCAGCTGTTTGCAGCCACTTTCCATTCCCACCTGCACGTGAATCACTGCCACCAGTGAGCCTAAGCGTACTACCTGAGAGTCCTTCACAGCAGAGCTGAGGGTTAGATATCTGCTCTGCTTCCCGCACTGTGGCCACAGgcagacagaagaggaaggaagacatGCCGCAGAGGAAAAGCACTAGCTGAATTGCCACTTGTTCCACTGACGGGGCCGTACAACCAGCTCTACGTTGGCATCCAtcaaaagaaaagctgcacaaGGCAGCGATCTCCTTGGAGGGAGAAACTGGTCTCCCATGGCCAAGAACATCTCGTGGGGAGCAGCCCCAAAGGAGATGAAGGGCTATGTGCTCAGCACCCAGTTCTCCAGTCGCCGTGGGGCTCTGGTGTGGGGCTGCCCCCGGGCCCTGGAGCAGTGATCAGATGGTGCCTGTGGCCAGAAGTGCTCCACTAGTCCTGGTGGGTTAAAGGCGTCCCCAAAttgagctgggctggggcacacTGCTTCTGGAGAGAACAGATATCTCTGTTTTGCCCTTTGCTCTCCACAGGTTGAACTATCGTTGCAGAACTGGACAAACTACGGAGCATGAGACGCTGTGGAGAAGGCCAGGCTTGATCTTCTATAAATGAATGCATCTGTGGGCAGAGAGAACCTCAGGTAAACTAACCCAGAGGCAGGTGTTCATT
This window of the Dromaius novaehollandiae isolate bDroNov1 chromosome 5, bDroNov1.hap1, whole genome shotgun sequence genome carries:
- the LOC112991692 gene encoding LOW QUALITY PROTEIN: olfactory receptor 5G9-like (The sequence of the model RefSeq protein was modified relative to this genomic sequence to represent the inferred CDS: deleted 1 base in 1 codon), which produces MVENCTEAMEFILEGFSDCLELRIPLFLFFLVSYVVTLVGNLGMMFLISIDPQLHTPMYFFLSNLSLVDFCYSSVVTPQMLANFFAQQKAISHPQCAAQMWFFSLFVATECYLLAAMAYDRYVAISKPLLYAVIMSPKICAWLVVGPYLVGVVNAVTHTSLTFQLRFCKPSVVNHFFCDIPAVISCSSSNTRTNRLVLLTLSFVLGTLSSGVILVSYAYILTAILRIRSVAGRRKAFSTCTSHLAAVTLFFGTLFFIYVRPSSRFSAEDDKVSAVLYTMAIPMLNPLVYSLRNQEVKAALGRLMQRRKFSM